The following proteins come from a genomic window of Enterobacter chengduensis:
- the ampG gene encoding muropeptide MFS transporter AmpG, whose translation MSSHYLRIFQQPKSAILLILGFASGLPLALTSGTLQAWMTVENIDLKTIGFFSLVGQAYVFKFLWSPVMDRYTPPFLGRRRGWLVMTQILLLLAIAGMGFLEPSTQLRWMAALAVVIAFCSASQDIVFDAWKTDVLPAEERGAGAAISVLGYRLGMLVSGGLALWLADRYLGWQGMYWLMAALLIPCIIATLFAPEPSDVIPVPRSLEQAVAEPLRDFFGRNNAWLILLLIVLYKLGDAFAMSLTTTFLIRGVGFDAGEVGVVNKTLGLFATIVGALYGGVLMQRLTLFRALLIFGILQGASNAGYWLLSITDKHTVSMAAAVFFENLCGGMGTAAFVALLMTLCNKSFSATQFALLSALSAVGRVYVGPIAGWFVEAHGWPTFYLFSVVAAVPGILLLLVCRRTLEYTQRTEHFMPRTEYHRAYRFALRLLMAGCVALALWLVVLIINASTSLALPFEALLLDAGALLAIAGILTGGLLDFMALRKTQMT comes from the coding sequence ATGTCCAGCCATTACTTACGCATTTTCCAGCAACCGAAATCAGCGATTCTGCTGATCCTCGGCTTTGCCTCGGGTTTACCCCTCGCGCTCACCTCCGGTACGCTTCAGGCGTGGATGACGGTTGAGAATATCGATCTTAAAACCATCGGCTTCTTCTCGCTTGTGGGCCAGGCCTATGTCTTTAAGTTCCTGTGGTCTCCGGTGATGGATCGCTACACGCCGCCTTTCCTCGGGCGTCGACGCGGCTGGCTGGTGATGACGCAGATCCTGCTGCTGCTGGCCATTGCGGGAATGGGTTTTCTTGAACCCAGCACGCAGCTTCGCTGGATGGCCGCGCTTGCGGTAGTCATTGCCTTCTGTTCCGCCTCTCAGGATATCGTGTTCGACGCCTGGAAGACGGACGTATTACCTGCGGAAGAGCGCGGTGCCGGTGCCGCCATTAGCGTGCTGGGCTATCGCCTTGGGATGCTGGTTTCCGGCGGGCTGGCGCTGTGGCTGGCAGACCGTTACTTAGGCTGGCAGGGCATGTACTGGCTGATGGCCGCCCTGCTGATCCCCTGCATTATCGCAACGCTCTTCGCGCCCGAGCCGAGCGACGTTATCCCGGTACCCCGCTCGCTGGAGCAGGCCGTTGCCGAACCGCTGCGCGACTTCTTTGGCCGCAACAACGCCTGGCTTATCCTGTTGCTCATTGTCCTTTATAAGCTGGGCGATGCCTTTGCCATGAGCCTGACCACCACCTTCCTGATCCGGGGTGTCGGTTTTGACGCCGGAGAAGTGGGCGTGGTGAACAAAACGCTGGGGCTGTTTGCAACCATCGTTGGGGCACTGTATGGCGGGGTGCTGATGCAGCGCCTGACGCTGTTTCGCGCGCTGCTGATTTTCGGCATCCTTCAGGGCGCCTCTAACGCGGGCTACTGGCTGCTGTCGATTACCGACAAACATACGGTCAGCATGGCCGCGGCGGTGTTCTTCGAAAACCTCTGCGGCGGCATGGGCACTGCGGCGTTTGTCGCCCTGCTGATGACCCTGTGCAACAAGTCGTTTTCCGCCACCCAGTTCGCGCTGCTCTCGGCGCTCTCCGCCGTTGGCCGCGTGTACGTTGGCCCGATTGCCGGCTGGTTCGTGGAAGCCCACGGTTGGCCAACCTTTTACCTCTTCTCGGTCGTGGCTGCCGTGCCGGGAATTTTATTGCTGCTGGTCTGCCGCCGGACGCTGGAATATACCCAGCGGACAGAACACTTTATGCCGCGTACCGAATATCACCGCGCCTACCGTTTTGCGTTACGTCTGTTAATGGCGGGCTGCGTAGCGCTGGCACTCTGGCTTGTGGTGCTGATTATTAACGCCAGCACGTCACTGGCACTCCCGTTTGAAGCCCTGCTGCTGGATGCAGGCGCCCTGCTGGCTATTGCCGGGATCCTGACCGGGGGACTGCTCGATTTCATGGCGTTGCGTAAAACGCAGATGACCTGA
- the bolA gene encoding transcriptional regulator BolA, with protein sequence MMIREQIEDKLRAAFNPVFLEVVDESYRHNVPAGSESHFKVVLVSDRFTGERFLNRHRLIYSTLTEELSTTVHALALHTYTIKEWEGLQDTVFASPPCRGAGTIA encoded by the coding sequence ATGATGATACGTGAGCAGATAGAAGATAAATTAAGGGCAGCGTTCAACCCTGTGTTCCTCGAAGTCGTCGACGAAAGCTATCGTCATAACGTGCCGGCAGGTTCTGAAAGCCACTTTAAAGTGGTTCTGGTTAGCGATCGCTTCACGGGAGAACGTTTCCTGAATCGACATCGCTTGATCTACAGCACCTTGACGGAAGAACTCTCCACGACCGTGCATGCGCTGGCACTGCATACCTACACCATTAAGGAATGGGAAGGTTTGCAGGATACGGTTTTCGCATCCCCGCCCTGTCGCGGTGCAGGCACTATCGCCTGA
- a CDS encoding lipoprotein produces MLKKLFFPLVALFMLAGCATPPTTIDVSPKITLPQQDPSLMGVTVSINGADQRQDQALAKVTRDNQQVTLTASRDLRFLLQEVLEKQMTSRGYMVGPSGAVDLQIIVNNLYADVSQGNVRYNIATKADIAIIATAKNGNKMTKNYRASYSVEGAFQASNKNIADAVNSVLTDTISDMAQDTSIHDFIKQNAR; encoded by the coding sequence ATGTTAAAAAAACTCTTCTTTCCGTTGGTAGCCCTTTTTATGCTGGCAGGCTGCGCTACCCCGCCGACCACCATTGATGTCTCACCAAAAATCACGTTGCCTCAGCAGGATCCAAGCCTGATGGGCGTTACCGTGAGCATTAACGGTGCCGATCAGCGTCAGGATCAGGCCCTGGCAAAAGTGACCCGCGATAACCAGCAGGTGACCCTGACCGCTTCCCGCGACCTGCGCTTCCTGCTGCAGGAAGTGCTGGAGAAACAGATGACCTCCCGTGGCTATATGGTTGGCCCAAGCGGCGCGGTGGATCTGCAGATCATCGTGAACAACCTGTACGCTGACGTGTCTCAGGGTAACGTGCGCTACAACATCGCCACTAAAGCGGATATCGCCATCATCGCCACCGCGAAGAACGGCAACAAGATGACCAAGAACTATCGTGCGAGCTACTCTGTCGAAGGCGCGTTCCAGGCCTCGAATAAAAATATTGCTGATGCGGTTAACAGCGTGCTGACGGATACCATTTCCGATATGGCGCAGGACACCAGCATTCACGACTTCATCAAGCAGAACGCGCGCTAA
- the cyoA gene encoding cytochrome o ubiquinol oxidase subunit II, which translates to MRLGKYNKSLGWLSLFAGTVLLSGCDSALLDPKGQIGLEQRSLILTAFGLMLIVVIPAILMAVGFAWKYRASNKDAKYSPNWSHSNKVEAVVWTVPILIILFLAVLTWKTTHALEPSKPLVHDEKPITIEVVSMDWKWFFIYPEQGIATVNEIAFPANTPVQFKVTSNSVMNSFFIPRLGSQIYAMAGMQTNLHLIANEAGTYDGISASYSGPGFSGMKFKAIATPDRAAFDQWVEKAKQSPNTMSDMAAFEKVAAPSEYNKVEYFSNVKPDLFKDVIGKFMDHGKSMDMTQPEGEHSAHEGMEGMDMSHAETAH; encoded by the coding sequence ATGAGACTCGGGAAATACAATAAAAGTTTGGGATGGTTGTCATTATTCGCGGGCACTGTATTACTCAGTGGCTGCGATTCTGCACTACTAGACCCCAAAGGACAGATTGGACTGGAACAACGTTCACTGATACTGACGGCTTTTGGCCTGATGTTGATTGTGGTTATTCCTGCCATTTTGATGGCTGTTGGTTTCGCCTGGAAGTATCGTGCGAGCAATAAAGATGCGAAGTATAGCCCTAACTGGTCACACTCCAATAAAGTGGAAGCTGTGGTCTGGACGGTACCTATCCTGATCATCCTGTTCCTTGCCGTGCTGACCTGGAAAACCACTCACGCACTTGAGCCAAGCAAACCGCTGGTTCACGATGAGAAACCTATTACCATTGAAGTGGTCTCCATGGACTGGAAATGGTTCTTCATCTATCCAGAGCAGGGTATTGCTACCGTGAATGAAATCGCCTTCCCGGCGAACACTCCGGTTCAGTTCAAAGTGACCTCCAACTCCGTAATGAACTCCTTCTTCATCCCACGTCTGGGTAGCCAGATTTACGCGATGGCCGGTATGCAGACCAACCTGCACCTGATCGCGAATGAAGCAGGCACCTATGATGGTATCTCCGCCAGCTATAGCGGCCCGGGCTTCTCAGGTATGAAGTTCAAAGCTATTGCAACGCCAGACCGTGCCGCTTTCGACCAGTGGGTTGAAAAAGCGAAGCAGTCTCCAAACACCATGTCTGACATGGCGGCGTTCGAAAAAGTGGCTGCACCTAGCGAATACAACAAGGTGGAGTACTTCTCTAATGTGAAACCTGATTTGTTCAAAGACGTTATTGGCAAATTTATGGATCACGGCAAGAGCATGGACATGACCCAGCCTGAAGGCGAGCACAGCGCGCACGAAGGTATGGAAGGCATGGACATGAGCCACGCGGAAACCGCTCACTAA